A window of Candidatus Saccharibacteria bacterium contains these coding sequences:
- a CDS encoding DUF2199 domain-containing protein: MPKDYKTVCSHCGQLIQGQLPALAFAAPAAWNDNDEHKYGYSLGSDFCTIDNQYFFIRVVLRIPIIDSEDSLEWGVWVSLSEKNFKRYGKVYGTDAELEEEPYFGWLANELPTYPDCSRIETYAHLRGGGLRPMLELNHDNLHPLCQDQHNGVSLGRAHELAQFAGID; the protein is encoded by the coding sequence ATGCCAAAAGACTATAAAACTGTTTGTTCACATTGCGGTCAGCTCATCCAAGGCCAGCTGCCGGCGCTGGCGTTTGCTGCGCCTGCCGCCTGGAACGATAACGATGAGCATAAGTACGGATATTCACTTGGCTCCGACTTCTGCACAATTGATAATCAGTACTTTTTTATCCGCGTCGTCTTGCGGATTCCCATCATTGACTCAGAGGATAGTTTGGAGTGGGGAGTCTGGGTGTCGCTCAGCGAAAAAAACTTCAAACGTTACGGCAAAGTGTACGGTACTGATGCGGAGTTAGAAGAGGAGCCGTACTTTGGCTGGCTAGCGAACGAGCTGCCTACGTATCCTGATTGCTCACGGATTGAAACTTATGCGCACCTAAGGGGTGGGGGATTGCGCCCAATGCTCGAGTTGAATCACGATAACCTACATCCTTTATGTCAGGACCAGCACAACGGAGTGTCTTTGGGCCGTGCACACGAACTGGCGCAATTCGCAGGTATTGACTAA
- a CDS encoding leucine-rich repeat domain-containing protein, producing the protein MKFFNRTPKLRVFIEDLAKLSPDTKKIRIHGNAKNLAFLGEMHRLERLSVYTLNQAQLEQICLVARPKSLRLYELRATDLSPLAQLSTVEQLELNWNTKTTELWDMRDNLRLIKLSINDFSKLHDIAALSDATQLTELSLTGGIWNKLKLRSLEPLSALTSLRKLCLANLSVAQGGLKPLANLSRLEELDLSRQFDTEEYARLSVALPNTRCEYFAPYVSVKGVFPNADVQVVGRGKPLLHSKRDAERLAKYSKRFAEMQERFRNKHKI; encoded by the coding sequence ATGAAGTTCTTCAATCGCACACCAAAACTGAGAGTATTTATCGAAGATCTGGCGAAGCTCTCTCCTGATACCAAAAAGATACGCATCCACGGCAATGCCAAGAACCTGGCATTTCTAGGAGAAATGCATCGTCTAGAGCGATTATCAGTCTACACCCTTAATCAAGCGCAACTAGAGCAGATCTGCTTGGTTGCCCGGCCAAAGTCACTGAGGCTGTACGAATTGCGGGCAACGGATTTGTCGCCACTCGCTCAACTATCAACCGTGGAGCAGTTAGAGCTGAACTGGAATACCAAAACCACCGAGTTGTGGGACATGCGCGACAACCTTAGGCTGATCAAGCTGAGTATCAATGACTTTTCTAAACTGCATGATATAGCGGCACTTAGTGACGCTACGCAGCTGACCGAGCTGTCCCTGACTGGTGGCATCTGGAATAAGCTTAAGTTACGATCTCTTGAGCCACTCAGTGCCTTGACATCACTGCGGAAGTTATGTTTGGCCAACCTCAGCGTCGCGCAGGGTGGCCTTAAGCCTTTGGCTAACCTTTCCAGGCTTGAAGAACTGGACCTATCAAGACAGTTTGATACCGAAGAGTATGCTCGTCTATCAGTTGCGCTGCCCAATACGCGTTGCGAGTATTTTGCGCCTTACGTATCCGTAAAAGGGGTCTTCCCTAATGCGGACGTTCAGGTTGTTGGTAGAGGAAAGCCATTATTGCATTCAAAACGGGATGCCGAGCGGCTGGCAAAATATTCGAAGCGGTTTGCGGAGATGCAGGAGAGGTTTAGAAATAAACACAAAATTTAG
- a CDS encoding ATP-binding protein — translation MNILTMPFHSITFENVVAFCKTGALESFNLDYKKNMTGSLSKHFATFSNTFGGLIIIGVEEDSTGRPSTYDGIVFDAKLIDQIHQHASNVDPFPRYSVRATDEVKGKVFILIKIAEGDQPPYMPTNDLTIKMRTGNVSTPLRNPDSRELEKLYEKRAKAPQARANALDLSYEVYRAALRPKAEKRHAEKSSAFALPLSPYDIDVDVPYRISILPVAPADPIIDYRMIKARMDDYQVQSRYDDDFPRHPLETIPRGIMFSSTDESILNFEYGTVLDNGLIDNIINVLYIDPKDDSQQLWMTHLTRPLIRQLEVARKFYNLAGFNGLLNCRLTLDNAKGLTVYPLAPSGWPASNYGRKRKLEKIDSYEWELPELDTFKLSDKAALISKVTELIEQFYWDFGMEAPHSEMIKAYFDELGWSIPSPAEDRG, via the coding sequence ATGAATATCCTTACTATGCCATTTCATAGCATTACATTCGAAAATGTTGTTGCCTTCTGTAAAACTGGGGCCTTAGAGTCATTCAATTTAGACTATAAGAAGAATATGACGGGCAGCTTGTCGAAGCATTTTGCCACATTCTCCAATACATTTGGTGGCTTAATAATTATTGGCGTTGAGGAAGATAGTACCGGAAGGCCCAGCACATACGATGGAATTGTTTTTGACGCCAAGTTGATTGATCAAATACACCAGCATGCGTCGAACGTCGATCCTTTTCCTCGCTACAGTGTTCGAGCAACCGATGAAGTGAAAGGCAAGGTCTTTATTTTGATAAAGATTGCGGAAGGCGATCAGCCTCCATACATGCCAACCAACGACTTAACTATTAAGATGCGCACTGGCAACGTTAGTACGCCCTTGCGTAATCCTGACTCTCGAGAGCTTGAGAAACTTTATGAAAAACGAGCAAAAGCACCACAGGCTCGCGCAAACGCATTAGATTTATCGTACGAAGTTTACCGGGCAGCATTACGTCCAAAGGCAGAGAAACGACACGCGGAAAAATCTTCGGCATTTGCCCTGCCACTCTCGCCGTACGATATTGACGTAGACGTGCCGTATAGGATTTCAATTTTACCCGTGGCGCCCGCAGACCCCATTATCGATTACCGGATGATCAAAGCCCGCATGGATGACTACCAGGTGCAAAGTAGGTACGATGACGACTTTCCTAGACACCCTTTGGAAACCATCCCCCGAGGAATTATGTTCTCAAGCACGGACGAGTCTATTTTAAATTTTGAGTACGGTACTGTTTTAGACAATGGCTTAATAGATAACATTATAAATGTACTTTATATCGACCCGAAGGACGACAGCCAACAGCTGTGGATGACCCACCTCACCAGGCCCCTAATTCGCCAGCTTGAGGTAGCCAGGAAGTTCTATAATCTGGCGGGATTTAATGGACTACTTAACTGCAGACTTACACTTGATAATGCAAAAGGACTAACAGTGTATCCGCTTGCGCCAAGCGGTTGGCCCGCGAGTAATTACGGGCGCAAACGTAAGTTAGAAAAAATAGACTCATATGAATGGGAGCTTCCAGAGCTCGACACATTTAAGCTGAGTGACAAAGCGGCATTAATTTCTAAAGTCACAGAGTTAATAGAGCAATTCTACTGGGACTTTGGCATGGAAGCGCCACATAGTGAGATGATTAAGGCATACTTTGATGAGCTAGGGTGGAGCATCCCCAGCCCAGCTGAAGATAGGGGCTAA
- the lexA gene encoding repressor LexA encodes MIDHTTSLNTTEQSAFRYIRNRLLRGEGSPSVREVMRHIKKSSPRSADLIINKLIAKDLLQRKDSGQLQLVKDVFASQEHASTVSLPIVGTVAAGSPILAEQNIDAYVSVDERLLAKAKGAKCFLLRVSGDSMDKRGIMNGDLAIVRQQQIANAGDNIVALIDDSATIKELTFAEDKVVLKPHSTNASIRPIILQEDFLIQGIVIGTLPDPT; translated from the coding sequence GTGATCGATCATACAACTAGCCTGAATACTACCGAACAGTCCGCCTTCCGATATATACGTAATCGGTTACTTAGAGGCGAAGGCTCACCATCGGTAAGAGAAGTTATGCGGCACATCAAAAAGAGCTCGCCGCGCTCCGCAGATTTAATTATCAATAAGCTGATCGCCAAGGACCTGTTGCAGCGCAAAGACAGCGGCCAGCTCCAGCTCGTCAAGGATGTCTTCGCCAGCCAGGAGCACGCCAGTACCGTTAGTCTGCCCATTGTTGGTACGGTTGCGGCCGGTAGCCCCATCCTAGCGGAGCAGAACATTGATGCATATGTGTCGGTAGATGAGCGACTACTTGCAAAGGCCAAGGGCGCCAAGTGTTTCTTGCTTCGAGTCAGTGGGGACTCAATGGACAAGCGCGGCATTATGAACGGTGACCTCGCCATTGTGAGGCAGCAGCAGATCGCCAACGCCGGAGATAACATCGTAGCACTTATCGACGACAGCGCCACCATCAAAGAGCTCACCTTCGCAGAGGACAAGGTCGTACTCAAGCCCCACTCAACCAACGCAAGCATACGCCCCATCATCCTGCAGGAAGACTTCCTGATACAAGGGATTGTCATTGGCACCCTGCCCGATCCAACTTAG
- a CDS encoding YegP family protein — protein MARFEHFKATNGLWYWRLKDGNNRIIADGGEGYSSEDSVRRAVNNVSSTVVSLYGR, from the coding sequence ATGGCTAGATTTGAACACTTTAAAGCAACCAACGGCTTATGGTATTGGCGGCTCAAAGATGGCAATAACCGTATTATCGCGGACGGTGGCGAAGGCTACAGCTCCGAGGACTCAGTGCGGCGAGCTGTCAACAATGTGAGCAGCACGGTAGTTAGTCTCTACGGCCGGTAA
- a CDS encoding recombinase family protein, whose product MMLQFEFAIAKKNNDDLSYHVREGFAMKRVHGQYPGPAPLGYRNAIVGPGMRNIVPDPEKAPLVTKVYELAASGTYTLDELWRAAQQMGLSSSRNKPISKQTLVELLRRRANTGVFQYGGEEWHVGTYSPLVSTDLYDQVQVAMGWKKPTHRQSTRGRQFPFKGVLLYHTCGHNITAYTKAKRLSGGSTAEYTYYTCTKKSRTVKCDEAQIRNTELERAVREHLAAFEISETEAAAAIGWLQRLYEESQRDTGKNKTRWLREQKEAQNALDRLDEKLVTGVIGDDRYKLQAEKYQSALVRTDALLANQEHDAKKWLELAQSVFSSAINLGDVFMEANDTEKRRLMLYLGSNWKLSNKKVLLTPREPFSYLHSRTNGLNWRARPDSNRRSPP is encoded by the coding sequence ATGATGCTACAGTTTGAGTTTGCGATTGCTAAGAAGAATAACGATGATCTTAGCTATCACGTTCGAGAGGGCTTTGCCATGAAGCGCGTCCATGGCCAGTATCCAGGCCCTGCCCCGCTTGGCTACAGGAATGCCATAGTTGGTCCTGGAATGCGGAATATAGTACCCGACCCCGAAAAGGCTCCTCTTGTAACCAAAGTCTATGAATTGGCGGCGAGTGGTACCTATACCTTGGATGAGCTATGGCGTGCTGCCCAGCAGATGGGATTATCATCCTCACGCAACAAGCCTATCAGTAAGCAGACTCTGGTTGAGTTATTGCGGCGGCGCGCCAACACTGGGGTATTCCAATATGGTGGAGAAGAATGGCATGTAGGCACCTACTCTCCTTTGGTGAGTACTGATCTATACGATCAAGTGCAGGTAGCCATGGGCTGGAAGAAGCCGACCCACCGCCAATCCACCAGAGGGCGTCAATTCCCCTTCAAGGGCGTGTTGCTATATCATACCTGCGGTCATAATATAACAGCCTACACTAAAGCCAAGCGCTTATCCGGCGGCAGCACCGCCGAATATACCTATTACACCTGCACCAAAAAGAGTCGGACAGTAAAATGTGACGAAGCGCAGATCAGAAATACTGAACTTGAGCGCGCCGTTCGTGAGCACCTTGCAGCTTTCGAGATAAGCGAGACGGAGGCCGCAGCAGCAATTGGCTGGTTGCAGCGTCTTTATGAAGAATCCCAAAGAGATACAGGAAAGAACAAGACTCGCTGGCTACGAGAGCAGAAAGAGGCTCAGAATGCTCTAGACAGGTTAGATGAGAAGCTTGTGACTGGAGTTATTGGAGACGACCGTTATAAGTTGCAGGCCGAGAAGTACCAGTCTGCACTTGTTAGAACTGACGCACTCCTGGCCAATCAGGAGCATGACGCCAAAAAGTGGCTAGAACTAGCTCAGAGTGTCTTCTCAAGCGCTATTAACCTGGGTGACGTTTTCATGGAGGCTAATGACACAGAAAAGCGACGCCTCATGCTTTATCTAGGTTCGAACTGGAAATTGAGCAACAAAAAAGTCCTGCTAACACCTAGAGAACCTTTCTCATACTTGCACAGCAGGACTAACGGTCTAAATTGGCGGGCCCGACCGGATTCGAACCGGCGATCTCCTCCGTGA
- a CDS encoding SurA N-terminal domain-containing protein: MKKHLKKLSGKLRRRQDAAAPVPRITNDTLAEHREAVIAKGKRYKYPMQQTKHRTVAVSIAIVVLLVIGLAILTWFRLYRAQDTSGFFYRVTQIIPMSVASVDGEAVPYRDYLLELRSAMHYLSTKEAINFASDAGRDQLEYQKRVALNKVIEQTLVRKLARQENISVSRQEVDDFIKTQVESNQLGASEEDFRKVIKEYYDWSFDEYRQSIENQLLRRKVVFGIDDPARSRTEGILKELQGGADFAKLATEKSDDAATKKNGGDIGFIGPNSNDPDDIYEAVRGVEKGKLSKVSQGADNYFVAKVVDKRDDEIHVAHITTQLKEFPRRLKELRKNNKIEEYIAVER, translated from the coding sequence ATGAAGAAACATCTCAAGAAGCTTAGCGGCAAGCTGCGCCGCAGGCAGGACGCGGCCGCGCCCGTACCGCGTATCACCAATGATACGCTGGCAGAGCACCGTGAAGCCGTTATCGCCAAGGGCAAGCGCTACAAGTACCCGATGCAACAGACCAAGCACCGGACCGTGGCGGTCTCCATTGCGATCGTCGTCCTGCTGGTTATCGGCCTGGCCATCCTGACCTGGTTCCGCCTGTACCGCGCCCAGGATACCTCCGGCTTCTTTTACCGCGTGACGCAGATTATCCCGATGTCAGTCGCCAGTGTCGACGGCGAGGCCGTACCGTACCGCGATTACCTTTTGGAGCTGCGCAGCGCCATGCACTATCTCAGCACCAAGGAAGCCATCAACTTCGCCTCCGATGCCGGCCGCGACCAGCTTGAATACCAGAAGCGCGTCGCCCTGAACAAGGTCATCGAGCAGACCCTGGTGCGCAAGCTGGCCCGCCAGGAAAACATATCCGTCAGCCGCCAGGAAGTCGATGACTTCATCAAGACCCAGGTGGAATCCAACCAGCTGGGTGCCAGCGAGGAGGACTTCCGCAAAGTCATCAAGGAGTATTACGACTGGAGCTTTGACGAGTACCGCCAGTCCATCGAGAACCAGCTTCTGCGCCGCAAAGTCGTCTTCGGTATTGATGATCCTGCCCGTAGCCGCACCGAGGGCATCCTCAAAGAGCTGCAGGGCGGCGCCGATTTCGCCAAGCTCGCTACTGAGAAATCCGACGATGCCGCCACCAAGAAGAACGGCGGCGATATCGGCTTCATCGGTCCCAACAGCAATGACCCCGACGACATATACGAAGCCGTCCGGGGCGTGGAGAAGGGCAAGCTCTCCAAGGTGTCCCAGGGTGCGGATAACTACTTCGTCGCCAAGGTCGTCGACAAGCGCGACGACGAGATCCACGTCGCCCACATCACTACCCAGCTCAAGGAGTTCCCGCGCCGCCTCAAAGAGCTGCGCAAGAACAATAAGATTGAAGAATATATCGCGGTCGAACGTTGA
- a CDS encoding PH domain-containing protein — MSQFHGQHDDENVLMVFRRHPIAMRKGFYVLLVPFLLGSLPTLIWPENINFLWISLGGFGLGLLGFFYFWMGWYFSVFIITDQRIRMISQRGFYNRSVIDVALTKIQNMIVNVPGFSATIFKFGTITVQTYVGDLILDRLHDPEKIYDDLLKIVNEHTKGIQDNTYEETSQEA, encoded by the coding sequence ATGTCACAATTCCACGGCCAACACGACGACGAGAACGTATTGATGGTATTCCGCCGCCATCCCATCGCTATGCGCAAGGGGTTCTATGTGCTGTTGGTACCGTTCCTGTTGGGCTCGCTGCCGACGCTCATCTGGCCCGAGAATATCAACTTCCTGTGGATCTCGCTCGGTGGCTTCGGTCTCGGCCTGCTGGGCTTCTTCTACTTCTGGATGGGCTGGTATTTCAGCGTCTTCATCATTACCGACCAGCGTATCCGGATGATTTCGCAGCGGGGTTTTTATAACCGCAGCGTCATCGATGTCGCCCTGACCAAGATCCAGAATATGATCGTCAACGTGCCTGGTTTTTCGGCGACCATCTTCAAGTTTGGTACAATAACCGTGCAGACCTACGTTGGCGACCTGATTCTTGACCGTCTGCACGACCCGGAAAAGATTTACGATGACCTGCTGAAAATCGTCAACGAGCATACTAAAGGAATACAAGACAACACCTATGAAGAAACATCTCAAGAAGCTTAG
- a CDS encoding SDR family NAD(P)-dependent oxidoreductase, translating to MMNKVIVITGASDGIGAEAARVLRSLGNRVVVVGRDQEKTAEFALEIGAPYYVADFASLSQVKALGQKLLADFPHIDILINNAGAIMSERQETVDGHEQTFQINHLSPFLLTRLLLPRLIADKASIINTSSVANRIYARFDINDLDMHIDYNPQRAYGNTKLANILFTRELHRRFGDQGVSAVAFHPGNVATNFSANSTSYLRLVWQTPLKRFLMTPQKGAETLLWLAKGTPGQDWKPGEYYEKRHIARANKQAYDPLLAQKLWEESETMIARFLV from the coding sequence ATCATGAATAAAGTCATTGTCATTACCGGCGCCAGCGATGGTATTGGGGCGGAAGCGGCCAGGGTTCTGCGGTCCTTAGGGAACCGCGTGGTTGTAGTTGGCCGCGACCAGGAGAAGACCGCGGAATTCGCCCTGGAAATCGGTGCGCCGTACTACGTGGCCGATTTTGCCAGCCTGAGCCAGGTCAAGGCTCTGGGTCAGAAGCTGCTGGCCGATTTTCCGCATATCGACATCCTTATCAATAATGCCGGCGCCATCATGAGCGAACGCCAGGAGACGGTTGACGGCCATGAGCAGACCTTCCAGATCAACCACCTCTCGCCGTTCCTGCTGACCAGGCTGCTGCTGCCGCGGCTGATTGCCGACAAGGCCAGCATCATCAACACCAGCAGCGTCGCCAACCGCATCTACGCCCGTTTCGATATCAACGATCTGGACATGCACATCGATTACAACCCGCAGCGCGCCTACGGCAATACCAAGCTGGCCAACATCCTCTTTACCCGCGAACTGCACCGCCGCTTTGGCGACCAGGGCGTCTCGGCCGTGGCCTTCCATCCCGGTAATGTCGCCACTAATTTCTCGGCCAACTCCACCAGCTACCTGCGGCTGGTCTGGCAGACGCCTCTCAAGCGCTTCCTCATGACGCCGCAGAAGGGCGCCGAGACGCTGCTGTGGCTGGCCAAGGGCACGCCCGGCCAGGACTGGAAGCCGGGCGAGTACTACGAGAAGCGCCACATCGCCCGCGCCAACAAGCAGGCTTACGATCCGCTGCTGGCCCAGAAACTCTGGGAAGAGAGCGAGACGATGATCGCCCGCTTCCTCGTCTGA
- a CDS encoding nucleoside-diphosphate kinase produces the protein MSEIQRTLIVLKPDTIQRGLVGEIITRLERAGLKIVGMKMVAPDEEHFHKHYEGISKLISRWGEEIYHITLSQMTESPVIAMVIEGVEAVEHVRKMVGKTDPKDSQPGTIRGDYTHITRAYTNPRGKTLPNILHASGDAEEAAQEVPLWFDEGELYEYTTAAEAIIRGRTPEAK, from the coding sequence TTGAGCGAAATCCAGCGTACTTTAATCGTACTCAAACCCGACACCATCCAGCGTGGCCTCGTCGGCGAAATCATCACCCGCCTGGAGCGGGCCGGCCTGAAGATCGTCGGTATGAAGATGGTCGCCCCAGATGAGGAGCATTTCCACAAGCACTACGAAGGCATCAGCAAGCTGATCAGCCGCTGGGGCGAGGAAATCTATCACATCACCCTGAGCCAGATGACGGAAAGCCCGGTCATCGCCATGGTCATCGAAGGCGTCGAGGCTGTCGAGCACGTCCGCAAGATGGTCGGCAAGACCGATCCCAAGGATTCCCAGCCAGGCACCATCCGCGGCGACTACACCCACATCACCCGCGCCTATACCAACCCGCGCGGCAAGACCCTGCCAAACATCCTGCATGCCAGCGGCGACGCCGAAGAGGCTGCCCAGGAAGTGCCGCTGTGGTTCGACGAGGGCGAACTCTACGAGTACACCACTGCTGCCGAGGCCATTATCCGCGGCCGCACGCCTGAAGCCAAGTAG